Within Thermococcus indicus, the genomic segment ATTCACGCGGCCGATGCCGGGGCGAGCGTCGTTCTCCTTGATGAAAACCCCATGCTCGGCGGCCAGCTCGTCAAGCAGACCCACAAGTTCTTCGGCAAGCGGGAACAGTTTGCGGGAGTCAGGGGTGTGGAGATAGCGAAAATCCTTGAGGACGAGGTCAGGAAGAGGGAGAACGTCGAGGTCTTCCTCGAAACCTCCGCCGTCGGCATCTTTCAGGAGGGCGACGAGAAGCTCGTTCTGGCCGTCAGAAACAACCGCGAGCTGATAGAGTTCCGTGGAAGGGCGGTTATCGTGGCAACCGGCGCGATGGAGAAGATGATACCATTCGAGAACAACGATTTACCGGGGATCTACGGTGCCGGCGCGATTCAGACGCTCATGAACACTTACGGCGTCAAGCCCGGCGATAAGGTTCTAATCGTTGGAGCCGGAAACGTGGGACTTATTCTGGCGTATCAGCTCATTCAGGCCGGCGTTGAGGTGAAGGCGATAGTCGAGGCCATGCCGAAAGTAGGCGGCTACTTCGTGCACGCGGCGAAGGTCAGGCGCCTGGGCGTTCCGATACTCACGAGGCACACCATCCTGCGCGCCGAGGGCAGGGAGAAGGTCGAGAGGGCCGTCGTTGCCCAGCTCGATGAGAACTGGCGGGTCATTCCTGGAACGGAGAGAACCTTTGAGGTCGACGTCATAGCGCTCGCCGTTGGCCTGAGGCCCAGCATCGAGCTCCTCCACCAGGCCGGCTGTCAGATACGCTACGTCCGCGAGCTCAGCGGGCACGTGGCAGTTCGCGACGAGTGGATGGAGACCACAGTCAGGGGAATCTTTGTTGCCGGCGATTCGGCCGGAATAGAGGAGGCCACAACTGCAATGCTCGAAGGAAAGATAGCGGGCATAGCCGCCGCCCTGAGGCTCGGCATAGCTGACGAGGGCTGGCTCAAGGAGATGGAGAAGGCTCAGAAAGACCTCCTGGAGTTCCGCTCCGGGCCCTTCGGCAGGCACGTGCTTGAGGGAATTAAGAAGGCCCTGGTGGTGAGAGAATGAGTGAAATTCCCTCCTACCTCAGAACCGGCTACATCACCCCGGAAGAGCTTGAAAAGTTCATTCCAATGCCGAGCGAGGAGAGGCTGAGGAAGAGGCCCGTTGCCGTTCCGGAGTGCCCGCAGGAGATACCCTGCGCCCCGTGCAGGGAGATATGTCCCACCGGAGCAATAAGCATGCCCACCCCGAACGATTTACCAATAGTGGACTACGAGGAGTGCATCGGCTGCTC encodes:
- a CDS encoding FAD-dependent oxidoreductase, with product MRLTEHPVLRFERGREVTIYFEGRPIRAYEGETIATALHAAGIRVLNYSANEKRPRGLFCAIGKCSSCLMVVNGIPNVRTCITLVEDGMRIEPQHGKAKLPREAKPPEFKEAKVVRADIVIIGGGPAGLMAAIHAADAGASVVLLDENPMLGGQLVKQTHKFFGKREQFAGVRGVEIAKILEDEVRKRENVEVFLETSAVGIFQEGDEKLVLAVRNNRELIEFRGRAVIVATGAMEKMIPFENNDLPGIYGAGAIQTLMNTYGVKPGDKVLIVGAGNVGLILAYQLIQAGVEVKAIVEAMPKVGGYFVHAAKVRRLGVPILTRHTILRAEGREKVERAVVAQLDENWRVIPGTERTFEVDVIALAVGLRPSIELLHQAGCQIRYVRELSGHVAVRDEWMETTVRGIFVAGDSAGIEEATTAMLEGKIAGIAAALRLGIADEGWLKEMEKAQKDLLEFRSGPFGRHVLEGIKKALVVRE